One window of Mediterraneibacter butyricigenes genomic DNA carries:
- a CDS encoding BglG family transcription antiterminator encodes MYKRFISIIQDLTEGGHYKVDDFARKYAVSKQTIRNDINSINKFLRNCNLSEVKIVNDRIENRESLIYGKKFINTYIENNLYAYKFSKDELVFLSCVILLYEKDYITIDEISERLLVSRTTYINNLVMLKKYMETLGLHFVSSSNKGLKIKDTEQTRREAMIKMLKQCIKENRFLLLLIVKNTAFFQYDYRSVIKRILNMVKKEYMVELTDFSYKLLEYYLVFSIEKMKSGEYIKDEAEIINPEDYIIAEQIMKRISDTLEIEIPEQETQFVCNLYSSILSYKSPKMNYDQSLHIQILTRKLIKDMSASLMIDLNSNFTLFNNLSNHLIALYSRKPMDEKLDLVLEEVKENNSDIVKTLEHNLRTLELYYSRSFTEVEILYIAVHFCAAIEQYKQDTFVYDAVLISNERKGTIELICAKLNLLKNLHIVHILNSHELQDIDTFNEDLLITTEPIFNNSIRTIRISNLVTEENIQTISGVLHDLIKNNIAPKNQENDLAKIRNQISHTVQLYIEDEKKCQDAIFEISEVVLNVLHQNTKREYYFKEETLSLSQLCLSQLMQLDIKSRTWQDAIIQSAKPLVKYGYVEESYADSIIEITREYGPYYIVMPGVAIAHGSPREKCFKPGISFSRLNHAVYFGEDDSTLIKYIFTLSTVDKQMHLNGLFQLHNILGKEEFLTLLSSAKVPEEIYSYILRKC; translated from the coding sequence ATGTATAAAAGATTTATTTCTATAATTCAGGATTTGACTGAGGGTGGACATTATAAAGTTGATGATTTTGCGAGAAAATATGCTGTATCTAAACAGACGATTCGAAATGATATTAACAGTATTAATAAATTTTTAAGAAATTGTAATTTGAGTGAAGTAAAAATAGTAAATGATCGGATAGAAAACAGAGAGAGTTTGATATACGGAAAAAAATTTATTAATACATATATAGAAAATAATTTATATGCATACAAATTTTCAAAAGATGAATTGGTTTTTTTGAGTTGTGTGATATTGTTATATGAAAAAGACTATATCACGATCGATGAGATTTCCGAGAGACTGTTGGTTAGTCGTACTACATATATAAATAATCTTGTAATGTTAAAAAAATATATGGAAACATTGGGACTGCATTTTGTGAGTTCATCAAATAAAGGGCTTAAAATTAAAGATACTGAACAGACTCGAAGAGAAGCGATGATAAAAATGTTAAAGCAATGTATAAAAGAAAATCGGTTTTTATTACTTTTAATTGTGAAAAATACAGCGTTTTTTCAATATGATTACAGATCTGTCATTAAAAGAATATTGAATATGGTAAAAAAAGAATATATGGTAGAGTTGACAGATTTCTCTTATAAATTGTTGGAGTATTATCTGGTATTTTCTATAGAAAAAATGAAATCCGGTGAATATATAAAAGACGAAGCAGAAATTATAAATCCCGAGGATTATATTATAGCAGAACAAATTATGAAACGGATTAGTGATACTCTTGAAATAGAAATACCAGAACAGGAAACGCAGTTTGTATGTAATCTTTATAGTAGTATCTTATCATACAAGTCGCCGAAGATGAATTATGACCAATCATTGCATATCCAAATCTTGACAAGAAAATTAATCAAGGATATGTCTGCTTCGCTGATGATTGATTTAAACAGTAATTTTACATTATTTAATAATTTATCAAATCATTTAATTGCTTTATATTCAAGGAAACCTATGGATGAAAAATTGGATTTAGTACTGGAAGAAGTGAAAGAAAACAATAGTGATATTGTAAAAACATTAGAACATAATTTGCGTACATTAGAATTATATTATTCGAGGAGCTTTACAGAAGTTGAAATATTATATATAGCAGTTCATTTTTGTGCTGCCATTGAACAGTATAAACAGGACACTTTTGTTTATGATGCTGTACTGATTTCTAATGAGAGAAAAGGGACAATAGAGTTAATTTGTGCAAAATTGAATTTGTTAAAAAATCTCCATATAGTTCATATTTTAAACTCGCATGAATTGCAGGATATAGATACATTTAATGAGGATCTGTTGATTACAACAGAGCCTATTTTTAATAATTCGATACGGACAATTCGAATTTCGAATCTAGTTACAGAAGAAAATATACAAACAATATCAGGAGTATTACATGATCTGATAAAGAATAATATTGCACCCAAAAATCAGGAAAATGATTTAGCTAAGATACGCAATCAAATAAGTCATACAGTACAATTGTATATTGAAGACGAAAAAAAATGTCAAGATGCAATTTTTGAGATATCGGAAGTAGTACTCAATGTTTTACACCAAAATACGAAACGAGAATATTATTTTAAAGAGGAAACCCTGTCTTTAAGTCAATTATGTCTATCTCAGTTAATGCAATTAGATATAAAAAGTAGGACATGGCAGGATGCCATTATACAATCTGCAAAGCCTTTAGTAAAATATGGTTATGTAGAAGAGAGTTATGCAGATTCTATTATCGAAATTACGAGAGAATATGGACCATATTATATTGTTATGCCGGGAGTTGCAATTGCACATGGAAGTCCTCGAGAAAAATGCTTTAAACCAGGAATTAGTTTTTCTCGACTAAACCATGCTGTTTATTTTGGTGAGGACGATTCAACATTAATAAAGTATATATTTACATTATCTACCGTAGATAAACAGATGCATTTAAATGGTTTGTTTCAATTGCATAATATTCTGGGAAAGGAAGAGTTTTTAACCTTGCTTAGTAGTGCTAAGGTACCTGAAGAAATTTATTCATATATTCTAAGGAAGTGTTAA
- a CDS encoding bL17 family ribosomal protein, translating into MAMYRKLGRTSSQRKALIRNQVTALLANGKIVTTEAKAKEIRKEAEKLIALAVREKDNFEEVTVKAKVARKDKDGKRVKEVVDGKKVTVYDEVEKTIKKDAPSRLHARRQMLKVLYPVKEVEAGKKRSAKEVDLVDKLFNEYAPKYADRNGGYTRIVKIGLRKGDAAMEVLLELV; encoded by the coding sequence ATGGCAATGTATAGAAAACTTGGAAGAACATCCAGTCAGAGAAAAGCCCTGATCAGAAATCAGGTAACAGCACTTCTTGCTAACGGTAAGATCGTTACAACAGAAGCAAAAGCAAAAGAAATCCGTAAAGAAGCTGAAAAGCTGATTGCACTTGCAGTTCGTGAGAAAGATAACTTCGAAGAAGTAACTGTAAAGGCTAAAGTTGCACGGAAAGACAAAGACGGAAAACGTGTAAAAGAAGTTGTAGACGGAAAGAAAGTAACTGTTTATGATGAAGTAGAAAAGACCATCAAGAAAGATGCTCCGAGCAGACTTCATGCAAGAAGACAGATGCTGAAAGTTCTCTATCCTGTAAAAGAAGTTGAAGCAGGAAAGAAGAGAAGTGCAAAAGAAGTTGATCTGGTTGACAAGCTGTTCAACGAATATGCACCGAAATACGCTGACCGCAATGGTGGATACACCAGAATCGTTAAGATCGGTCTTCGTAAAGGTGATGCAGCAATGGAAGTACTTCTTGAGCTGGTATAA
- a CDS encoding DNA-directed RNA polymerase subunit alpha, whose protein sequence is MFDFNKPNIEITEISDDKKYGRFVVEPLERGYGTTLGNSLRRIMLSSLPGAAISSVKIDGVLHEFSSIPGVKEDVTEIIMNLKTLAIKNTSESDEVKTAYIEFEGEGVVTGADIQADSDIEIVNPETVIATLNGGKDSKLYMELTITKGRGYVSSDKNKTEDLPIGVIPIDSIYTPVERVNLTVENTRVGQITDYDKLTLDVWTKGTLMPDEAVSLAAKVLNEHLKLFIDLSEVAKSAEVMIEKEDDEKEKVLEMSIDELELSVRSYNCLKRAGINTVEELTNKTSEDMMKVRNLGRKSLEEVLAKLKELGLELSSGDE, encoded by the coding sequence GTGTTTGATTTTAATAAACCTAATATTGAAATTACAGAAATTTCAGATGATAAAAAATATGGTCGGTTTGTTGTAGAACCATTGGAAAGAGGATACGGAACAACTCTTGGAAACTCTCTGAGAAGAATTATGCTGTCCTCCCTTCCGGGTGCAGCAATCAGTTCTGTAAAGATTGATGGTGTACTTCACGAATTCAGCTCTATTCCTGGCGTAAAGGAAGATGTAACTGAGATCATCATGAACTTAAAGACACTGGCAATCAAAAATACATCTGAATCAGATGAAGTTAAGACTGCTTATATTGAGTTTGAAGGTGAGGGCGTTGTAACGGGTGCAGATATTCAGGCGGATTCTGATATCGAGATTGTAAACCCGGAAACAGTCATTGCTACCTTAAATGGCGGTAAAGACAGCAAGTTATATATGGAACTTACTATTACAAAGGGTAGAGGATATGTCAGCTCAGACAAGAATAAGACCGAGGATCTGCCGATTGGTGTGATCCCGATTGATTCTATCTATACTCCGGTTGAGCGTGTAAACCTCACAGTGGAGAATACCCGTGTAGGTCAGATCACTGACTATGATAAACTGACATTAGATGTATGGACAAAAGGTACTTTGATGCCGGATGAGGCTGTCAGCCTTGCTGCAAAGGTACTGAATGAACATCTGAAACTCTTCATCGATCTGTCCGAAGTTGCAAAGTCAGCAGAAGTAATGATCGAGAAGGAAGATGACGAGAAAGAAAAGGTTCTGGAGATGAGCATCGATGAACTGGAACTTTCCGTACGTTCTTACAACTGTCTGAAGAGAGCAGGAATCAATACAGTCGAAGAACTGACTAATAAGACTTCAGAAGATATGATGAAAGTTCGTAACCTCGGACGGAAATCTTTGGAAGAAGTCCTCGCAAAACTCAAAGAGTTAGGCTTAGAATTAAGCTCAGGAGACGAATAA
- the rpsD gene encoding 30S ribosomal protein S4, whose amino-acid sequence MAVNRVPVLKRCRSLGMDPIYLGITKKSNRQLKRSNRKMSEYGLQLREKQKAKFIYGVLEKPFRNYYAKAKQMEGMTGENLMVLLESRLDSVVFRMGFARTRREARQIVDHKHVLVNGKQVNIPSYLIKAGDVIEIKESKKNTTRYKEIMEATAGNLIPEWLDVNSENLQGTVKELPKREAIDVPVDEMLIVELYSK is encoded by the coding sequence ATGGCAGTAAACAGAGTTCCGGTTCTTAAAAGATGTCGTTCCCTTGGTATGGATCCGATCTATTTAGGAATTACGAAGAAATCAAATAGACAGTTAAAGAGATCAAACCGTAAAATGAGCGAGTATGGTCTTCAGTTAAGAGAAAAACAGAAAGCAAAATTCATCTATGGTGTTCTGGAGAAACCTTTCAGAAACTACTATGCAAAAGCAAAACAGATGGAAGGTATGACAGGTGAGAACCTGATGGTACTTCTGGAATCCAGACTGGACAGCGTTGTATTCCGTATGGGATTCGCAAGAACCAGAAGAGAAGCCAGACAGATCGTAGATCACAAGCACGTACTTGTAAACGGTAAGCAGGTAAACATTCCTTCTTATCTGATCAAAGCCGGTGATGTAATCGAGATCAAAGAAAGCAAGAAGAACACAACCAGATATAAAGAAATTATGGAAGCAACAGCCGGAAACCTGATTCCTGAGTGGCTGGATGTAAATTCAGAAAACCTGCAGGGAACAGTGAAAGAACTTCCGAAGAGAGAAGCTATCGATGTTCCGGTAGACGAGATGCTGATCGTCGAGCTGTATTCTAAATAA
- the rpsK gene encoding 30S ribosomal protein S11 produces MAKKVTKKVTKKRVKKNVEHGQAHIQSSFNNTIVTLTDSQGNALSWASAGGLGFRGSRKSTPYAAQMAAETAAKAALVHGLKTVDVFVKGPGSGREAAIRALQACGIDVTSIRDVTPVPHNGCRPPKRRRV; encoded by the coding sequence ATGGCAAAGAAAGTTACCAAAAAAGTGACAAAGAAACGTGTCAAGAAAAACGTTGAACACGGACAGGCACACATCCAGTCATCTTTCAATAATACAATCGTAACATTGACAGATAGTCAGGGAAATGCTCTTTCATGGGCAAGTGCAGGCGGTCTGGGATTTAGAGGTTCAAGGAAATCTACTCCATATGCAGCACAGATGGCAGCTGAGACAGCAGCAAAGGCAGCATTGGTACATGGACTGAAGACCGTAGACGTATTTGTAAAGGGTCCTGGTTCAGGAAGAGAAGCAGCAATCCGTGCACTTCAGGCATGCGGAATTGACGTAACAAGTATCAGAGACGTAACTCCGGTACCGCATAACGGATGTCGCCCACCAAAACGTAGAAGAGTGTAG
- the rpsM gene encoding 30S ribosomal protein S13 — protein MARIAGVDLPRDKRVEIGLTYIYGIGRTSATRILEQAGVDPNTRVRDLTSEDVKKISAVIDETQLVEGDLRREIQLNIKRLKEIGCYRGIRHRKGLPVRGQKTKTNARTCKGPKRTVANKKK, from the coding sequence ATGGCTCGTATTGCAGGTGTAGACTTACCAAGAGACAAACGTGTCGAAATCGGACTGACTTATATTTATGGAATCGGTAGAACAAGTGCTACCCGTATCCTGGAACAGGCTGGAGTAGATCCGAACACACGTGTAAGAGATTTGACTAGTGAAGATGTAAAGAAGATCAGCGCAGTGATCGATGAGACACAGTTGGTAGAAGGTGATCTCAGAAGAGAGATCCAGCTGAACATCAAGCGTCTGAAAGAAATCGGATGCTACCGTGGAATCCGTCACAGAAAAGGACTTCCGGTACGTGGTCAGAAGACAAAGACCAATGCAAGAACATGCAAGGGTCCGAAGAGAACAGTTGCAAACAAGAAGAAATAA
- the rpmJ gene encoding 50S ribosomal protein L36: MKVRSSVKPICEKCKVIKRKGSIRIICENPKHKQRQG, from the coding sequence ATGAAGGTTAGATCATCAGTAAAACCGATCTGCGAGAAATGCAAGGTAATTAAGAGAAAAGGAAGTATCAGAATTATCTGCGAAAATCCAAAGCACAAACAGAGACAAGGCTAA
- the infA gene encoding translation initiation factor IF-1, whose product MSKADVIEIEGTVVEKLPNAMFQVELENGHQVLAHISGKLRMNFIKILPGDKVTLELSPYDLSKGRIIWRDK is encoded by the coding sequence ATGTCAAAAGCTGATGTAATCGAAATTGAAGGAACCGTTGTAGAAAAATTGCCGAACGCAATGTTTCAGGTTGAATTGGAAAATGGCCACCAGGTACTGGCCCATATCAGCGGAAAGCTGCGTATGAATTTTATTAAGATCCTGCCGGGGGATAAGGTAACATTGGAACTTTCTCCATATGATCTTTCAAAGGGAAGAATTATCTGGAGAGATAAATAA
- a CDS encoding KOW domain-containing RNA-binding protein, whose translation MIEVGMLARSKAGHDKDQIFVIIKTEQEYVYLADGKTRTVCRPKKKKQKHIQIIKEKQDITGVDDAKLRKIIRNYRETAKTI comes from the coding sequence TTGATAGAAGTCGGAATGCTTGCCAGATCAAAGGCAGGACATGATAAAGACCAGATCTTTGTGATCATAAAGACAGAACAGGAATATGTATATCTGGCAGACGGAAAAACAAGAACCGTCTGCCGACCAAAGAAAAAGAAACAGAAACATATTCAGATTATAAAGGAAAAGCAGGATATCACCGGGGTGGATGATGCAAAATTAAGAAAGATTATCAGAAATTACCGGGAAACAGCAAAGACGATTTAG
- a CDS encoding adenylate kinase, translating into MKIIMLGAPGAGKGTQAKKIAAKYEIPHISTGDIFRANIKNGTELGKKAKTYMDQGLLVPDELVVDLVVDRVNQDDCTKGYVLDGFPRTIPQAEALDAALEKMGQKIDYAIDVDVPDENIINRMSGRRACVDCGATYHIVYAPTKKENICDNCGGGLILRDDDKPETVKKRLDVYHEQTQPLIDYYTKAGALRTVDGTIDIDEVFAAIVKILEDK; encoded by the coding sequence ATGAAAATCATTATGTTAGGTGCTCCGGGTGCCGGAAAAGGCACACAAGCAAAGAAAATTGCAGCAAAATATGAAATTCCGCATATTTCCACAGGAGATATCTTCCGTGCAAATATTAAAAACGGAACCGAGCTTGGCAAAAAAGCAAAGACTTACATGGATCAGGGACTTCTGGTACCGGATGAACTGGTGGTAGATCTGGTTGTTGACCGTGTGAATCAGGATGACTGTACAAAAGGCTATGTGCTGGATGGATTCCCGAGAACCATTCCACAGGCTGAGGCACTGGACGCTGCATTGGAAAAAATGGGACAGAAAATTGATTATGCAATCGATGTAGATGTTCCGGATGAAAATATCATCAACAGAATGTCAGGCAGAAGAGCATGCGTAGATTGCGGAGCAACCTATCATATTGTATATGCACCGACGAAAAAGGAAAACATCTGTGATAACTGCGGAGGAGGTCTGATCCTTCGTGATGATGACAAACCGGAGACGGTAAAGAAACGTCTGGATGTATATCATGAGCAGACACAGCCGCTGATCGACTACTATACAAAAGCCGGAGCGCTCAGAACAGTAGATGGAACCATCGATATTGACGAGGTGTTTGCGGCAATCGTAAAGATTCTGGAGGATAAATAG
- the secY gene encoding preprotein translocase subunit SecY: MLQTIRKAFQIEDIRKRLFYTFIMLIVVRLGSELPTPGVNPEYIQGFFENQTGDAFNFFNAFTGGSFTQMSVFALSITPYITSSIIMQLLTIAIPKLEEMQKEGEDGRKKIMAITRYVTVGLALFESTAMAIGFGRRGLLEEYNFVNAAIVVLTLTAGSAFLMWVGERITEKGVGNGISIVLLINIISRMPDDFTTLFEQFIKGKTIAKGALAAVIIVAIILAVVVFVIILQDGQRRIAVQYSQKVQGRKMFGGQSTHIPLKVNTAGVIPVIFASSLMQMPVIIASFLGKGNGTGIGSQILKGMSSSNWCNPDQPIYSIGLVVYILLTIFFAYFYTSITFNPLEIANNMKKSGGFIPGIRPGKPTVDYLQNILNYIIFIGACGLVIVQVIPFFFNGVFGANVSFGGTSLIIIVGVVLETIKQIESQMLVRNYTGFLNVK, from the coding sequence ATGCTACAAACGATTCGTAAGGCATTTCAGATCGAGGACATAAGAAAAAGACTTTTCTATACGTTCATCATGCTTATCGTAGTTAGATTAGGGTCTGAGCTTCCGACTCCGGGTGTAAATCCGGAGTATATACAAGGATTTTTTGAGAATCAGACAGGTGATGCATTTAATTTTTTTAATGCATTCACCGGTGGTTCTTTTACACAGATGTCGGTGTTTGCACTGAGCATTACACCGTACATCACCTCTTCCATCATCATGCAGCTTCTCACCATTGCAATTCCGAAATTAGAGGAAATGCAGAAAGAGGGCGAAGATGGAAGAAAGAAGATCATGGCGATCACCCGTTATGTGACAGTAGGACTTGCATTGTTTGAGTCTACTGCAATGGCAATCGGATTCGGCAGAAGAGGTCTTCTGGAAGAATACAATTTTGTAAATGCTGCAATCGTGGTACTGACATTGACGGCCGGTTCCGCATTCCTGATGTGGGTTGGCGAGCGTATCACAGAAAAAGGTGTGGGAAATGGAATTTCTATCGTATTGTTGATCAATATTATTTCCCGTATGCCGGATGACTTCACAACATTGTTTGAGCAGTTCATCAAAGGAAAAACAATTGCAAAGGGAGCACTCGCAGCAGTGATCATCGTTGCAATTATCTTGGCAGTGGTTGTATTCGTTATTATTTTACAGGACGGTCAGAGAAGAATCGCTGTTCAGTACTCGCAGAAAGTACAGGGCAGAAAAATGTTCGGAGGCCAGTCCACACATATTCCGCTGAAAGTCAATACAGCAGGAGTTATCCCGGTTATTTTTGCGTCATCCCTGATGCAGATGCCGGTCATCATAGCCAGCTTCCTTGGAAAAGGAAATGGTACAGGGATTGGAAGTCAGATCCTGAAAGGCATGAGTTCTAGCAACTGGTGCAATCCGGATCAGCCGATTTACTCAATTGGTTTGGTTGTATATATTTTACTGACAATTTTCTTTGCTTATTTCTATACATCCATCACATTCAATCCGCTGGAAATTGCAAATAATATGAAGAAAAGCGGTGGATTTATTCCGGGAATCAGACCAGGAAAGCCAACGGTTGATTATTTGCAGAATATCCTGAACTACATTATCTTTATCGGTGCATGCGGACTGGTAATCGTTCAGGTAATTCCCTTCTTCTTTAATGGAGTATTTGGAGCCAACGTTTCATTTGGCGGAACATCTCTGATCATTATTGTGGGAGTTGTTTTAGAGACGATCAAACAGATCGAATCCCAGATGCTTGTCAGAAATTACACAGGCTTCCTGAATGTAAAATAG
- the rplO gene encoding 50S ribosomal protein L15, whose protein sequence is MDLSNLRPADGSKQSDNFRRGRGHGSGNGKTAGKGHKGQKARSGAPRPGFEGGQMPLYRRIPKRGFTCRNSKDIVGINLDRLEVFEDGAVVTVDSLVEAGIVKNTRDGVKILGNGELTKKLTVQANAFSAKAAEKIEALGGKAEVI, encoded by the coding sequence ATGGACTTATCAAATTTGAGACCGGCTGACGGTTCAAAGCAGAGTGATAATTTCAGAAGAGGCCGTGGTCATGGTTCAGGAAACGGAAAGACAGCTGGAAAGGGCCACAAAGGTCAGAAAGCACGTTCCGGAGCACCGAGACCGGGCTTTGAAGGTGGTCAGATGCCGCTGTACAGAAGAATACCTAAGAGAGGATTCACATGCAGAAACTCTAAAGATATCGTAGGTATTAATCTGGATAGACTTGAAGTATTTGAAGACGGTGCAGTAGTAACCGTTGATTCCCTGGTAGAAGCAGGAATCGTTAAAAATACCAGAGATGGTGTTAAAATTCTTGGAAATGGAGAGTTGACTAAGAAGCTTACAGTTCAGGCTAATGCGTTTAGCGCAAAGGCAGCTGAGAAGATTGAGGCCCTTGGTGGTAAAGCAGAGGTGATTTAA
- the rpmD gene encoding 50S ribosomal protein L30 codes for MADLKVTLVKSTIGAVPKHKKTVEALGLKKLNKTVVLPDNAATRGMVQQVRHLVKVEEA; via the coding sequence ATGGCAGATTTAAAAGTTACGTTAGTAAAGTCTACAATCGGCGCAGTACCAAAACACAAAAAGACCGTTGAGGCACTTGGATTGAAGAAACTGAACAAGACGGTCGTACTGCCGGACAATGCTGCTACTAGAGGAATGGTACAGCAGGTTAGACATTTAGTAAAAGTAGAAGAAGCATAG
- the rpsE gene encoding 30S ribosomal protein S5 — MRQERIDASQFELEEKVVSIKRVTKVVKGGRNMRFTALVVVGDGNGHVGAGLGKAAEIPEAIRKGKEDAAKNMISVALDENESVTHDVIGKFGGASVLLKKAPDGTGVIAGGPARAVIEMAGIKNIRTKSLGSNNKQNVVLATLEGLKGIKTPEDVARLRGKSVEEIVG, encoded by the coding sequence ATGAGACAGGAACGCATTGATGCTAGTCAGTTTGAGTTAGAAGAAAAAGTGGTATCAATCAAACGTGTTACCAAGGTCGTAAAAGGTGGTCGTAACATGAGATTCACAGCTTTAGTAGTTGTTGGCGATGGTAATGGCCATGTTGGAGCAGGTTTAGGAAAGGCTGCAGAAATTCCGGAAGCAATCCGCAAAGGAAAAGAAGATGCAGCAAAGAACATGATCTCAGTAGCATTAGATGAGAACGAAAGCGTTACACATGACGTAATCGGAAAATTCGGTGGTGCATCCGTACTGCTGAAGAAAGCTCCGGACGGTACCGGAGTAATCGCCGGAGGTCCGGCTCGTGCGGTTATCGAGATGGCAGGAATCAAGAATATCCGTACAAAATCTCTGGGATCAAACAATAAACAGAACGTAGTGCTTGCTACCCTGGAAGGTCTGAAAGGAATTAAGACTCCGGAAGATGTTGCAAGATTGCGCGGAAAATCAGTAGAAGAGATCGTAGGCTAG
- the rplR gene encoding 50S ribosomal protein L18: MVSKKSRSEVRRKKHMKLRNRFSGTAERPRLAVFRSNNHMYAQIIDDTVGNTLVSASTLQKDVKAELEKTNNVDAAAYLGKVIAEKAKEKGITEVVFDRGGFIYQGKIKALADAAREAGLNF, from the coding sequence ATGGTTAGCAAAAAATCAAGAAGCGAAGTTCGCAGAAAAAAACATATGAAATTACGCAACCGTTTCAGCGGAACTGCTGAGAGACCGCGTTTAGCTGTATTCAGAAGTAACAACCATATGTACGCTCAGATCATTGACGATACAGTTGGTAACACATTGGTTTCCGCTTCCACTCTTCAGAAAGATGTGAAAGCAGAACTTGAAAAGACAAACAATGTTGATGCTGCAGCATACCTTGGAAAGGTCATTGCTGAAAAGGCAAAAGAGAAAGGTATCACAGAAGTTGTATTCGACAGAGGCGGCTTCATTTACCAGGGTAAGATCAAGGCATTAGCAGACGCAGCAAGAGAAGCTGGGCTGAATTTCTAG
- the rplF gene encoding 50S ribosomal protein L6 — MSRIGRLPVAIPAGVTVEIAENNVVTVTGPKGTLTKELPIEMEIKKEDDKVVVTRPNDLKKMKSLHGLTRTLINNMVIGVTEGYEKVLEVNGVGYRAAKSGNKLTLSLGYSHPVEMIDPEGVETVLEGQNKITVKGIDKEKVGQYAAEIRDKRRPEPYKGKGIKYADEVIRRKVGKTGKK, encoded by the coding sequence ATGTCACGTATTGGAAGACTGCCAGTTGCAATCCCGGCAGGAGTAACTGTTGAGATCGCAGAGAACAACGTTGTGACCGTTACAGGTCCTAAGGGAACACTTACAAAAGAGCTCCCGATCGAAATGGAAATCAAAAAAGAAGACGATAAGGTCGTTGTAACAAGACCGAATGATCTGAAGAAAATGAAATCTCTTCATGGTCTGACAAGAACACTGATCAACAACATGGTAATCGGTGTTACAGAAGGATATGAGAAAGTCCTGGAAGTAAACGGTGTTGGTTACAGAGCGGCTAAATCCGGAAATAAGCTGACATTAAGTCTGGGATATTCTCACCCGGTTGAAATGATCGATCCGGAAGGCGTTGAAACAGTTCTGGAAGGTCAGAATAAAATTACCGTAAAAGGTATCGACAAAGAAAAAGTCGGACAGTATGCAGCTGAGATCAGAGACAAGAGAAGACCTGAGCCATATAAGGGCAAGGGAATCAAGTACGCTGATGAAGTAATCAGACGCAAAGTCGGTAAGACAGGTAAAAAATAA
- the rpsH gene encoding 30S ribosomal protein S8: MTMSDPIADMLTRIRNANTAKHDTVDVPASKMKIAIADILVDEGYITKYDLVEDGNFKTMRITLKYGADKNEKVISGLKRISKPGLRVYANSEDMPKVLGGLGTAIVSTNKGVITDKEARKLGVGGEVLCFVW; this comes from the coding sequence ATGACTATGAGTGATCCAATTGCAGATATGCTTACAAGAATCCGTAATGCAAATACTGCGAAACACGATACAGTAGATGTTCCGGCATCTAAGATGAAGATTGCTATCGCTGACATTCTGGTAGACGAAGGTTATATCACAAAGTATGATCTTGTTGAAGATGGTAACTTCAAGACAATGAGAATCACATTGAAATATGGCGCAGACAAGAACGAAAAAGTTATTTCCGGACTGAAGAGAATCTCCAAGCCAGGTCTTCGTGTTTATGCAAACAGCGAAGATATGCCGAAGGTACTCGGTGGACTGGGAACAGCAATCGTTTCCACCAACAAAGGTGTAATCACCGACAAAGAAGCAAGAAAGCTTGGCGTAGGCGGAGAAGTTCTTTGCTTTGTTTGGTAG
- a CDS encoding type Z 30S ribosomal protein S14 has protein sequence MAKTSMKIKQQRKPKFSTREYSRCRICGRPHAYLRKYGICRICFRELAYKGQIPGVKKASW, from the coding sequence ATGGCTAAGACATCAATGAAAATCAAACAGCAGCGCAAACCGAAATTCTCCACAAGAGAATACAGCCGTTGCAGAATCTGCGGACGTCCGCATGCTTATTTGAGAAAATATGGTATCTGCCGTATCTGCTTCCGTGAACTGGCATACAAAGGTCAGATTCCGGGCGTAAAGAAAGCAAGCTGGTAG